One window of the Archangium primigenium genome contains the following:
- a CDS encoding bifunctional metallophosphatase/5'-nucleotidase, whose amino-acid sequence MRRLLPGLLSVLLCASCMPVMEGNDIDLSGQEVRLTLLHTSDIHSRLIPYDFSPLKTDTDLGIVPEAGPFGGATRMGAILKRERKRSERVMHLDSGDCFQGAPIFNLFSGEAEFKFLSRMYLDAAVIGNHEFDAGLGNFVQKARDFASFPLMAANYAWDSPKDPGNKQALLNSVPYVIRNMQGLRVGIIGMANISSLNSLVEGGNSLQATPLEQNEVARAYVQMLRPVVDLIVVVSHLGLHEDQDLIRGYEAFYEYERAKPFIERAQEPWQILEWADPALAGQPKAVVKVLIPGVSGLDVILGGHLHVVLNPPQQLSDPSGRKVVLAHSGAFAKYVGRLDLIVKVPTAEERGPDGAEVVSQTFKAFPVDGLWCDDAMRAYYKDNYWNPGQFINAPGVREALAKCQAQEDRETTDLMQSYLLGMDFKLQLTSIFSYAPRNLERRNNSSGGDSPLGNITADSMRKRRAVEAEMALTNSLGIRDNLYAGAVTQESMFNVFPFENTINIMNLSGSEIQEMLDFVTERSAERGCVSQAQISGARFTMDCAQVQINDLRIACEQSQGAKDCPQTGREGHAPWQCLSDVDGSRCYAHPAIDISINGNPLNPNGMYRVAVNDYIAKGGSGFNVLKRNTTRQETGISLRDSLIGYMQGFCTCDDINAGRTTSATGEHCGALRDGKWTVDEQLRNVCRQAQEFQDALAKKVGECTCLQLLQSPANASERCQVQGLTPEIIQATCGVPPGPYAGRCNCREVIAGAQECGSVTGQLKRFCENPVKMPLANASEDGRIGRKVK is encoded by the coding sequence ATGCGACGCCTCCTGCCCGGACTTCTCTCCGTCCTGCTCTGTGCTTCGTGCATGCCCGTCATGGAGGGCAATGACATCGACCTGTCGGGGCAGGAAGTCCGCCTCACGCTGCTGCACACCTCGGACATCCACTCGCGCCTCATCCCCTACGACTTCTCGCCGTTGAAGACGGACACGGACCTGGGGATCGTGCCGGAGGCGGGCCCGTTCGGCGGCGCCACGCGCATGGGCGCCATCCTCAAGCGCGAGCGCAAGCGCTCCGAGCGCGTGATGCACCTGGACTCGGGTGACTGCTTCCAGGGCGCGCCCATCTTCAACCTCTTCAGTGGCGAGGCCGAGTTCAAGTTCCTGTCGCGCATGTACCTGGACGCGGCGGTGATCGGCAACCACGAGTTCGACGCGGGCCTGGGCAACTTCGTGCAGAAGGCGCGCGACTTCGCGAGCTTCCCGCTCATGGCGGCCAACTACGCCTGGGACAGCCCGAAGGATCCCGGCAACAAGCAGGCGCTGCTCAACAGCGTGCCCTACGTCATCCGCAACATGCAGGGCCTGCGCGTGGGCATCATCGGCATGGCCAACATCTCCTCGCTCAACTCCCTCGTGGAGGGCGGCAACTCGCTGCAGGCCACGCCCCTGGAGCAGAACGAGGTGGCGCGCGCCTACGTGCAGATGCTGCGCCCGGTGGTGGACCTGATCGTCGTCGTCAGCCACCTGGGCCTGCACGAGGACCAGGATCTCATCCGCGGCTACGAGGCCTTCTACGAGTACGAGCGCGCCAAGCCCTTCATCGAGCGCGCCCAGGAGCCCTGGCAGATCCTGGAGTGGGCGGATCCCGCGCTCGCGGGCCAGCCCAAGGCGGTGGTCAAGGTGCTCATCCCCGGCGTGTCCGGCCTGGACGTCATCCTCGGCGGTCACCTGCACGTGGTGCTCAACCCGCCGCAGCAGCTGAGCGACCCGAGCGGCCGCAAGGTGGTGCTGGCGCACTCGGGCGCGTTCGCCAAGTACGTGGGCCGCCTGGACCTCATCGTGAAGGTGCCCACCGCCGAGGAGCGCGGACCGGATGGCGCCGAGGTCGTCAGCCAGACCTTCAAGGCCTTCCCGGTGGACGGCCTGTGGTGCGACGACGCCATGCGCGCCTACTACAAGGACAACTACTGGAACCCCGGCCAGTTCATCAACGCGCCCGGCGTGCGCGAGGCCCTGGCCAAGTGCCAGGCCCAGGAGGACCGCGAGACCACGGATCTCATGCAGTCCTACCTGCTGGGCATGGACTTCAAGCTGCAGCTGACGTCCATCTTCTCCTACGCGCCGCGCAACCTCGAGCGGCGCAACAACTCCTCGGGCGGTGACTCGCCGCTGGGCAACATCACCGCGGACTCCATGCGCAAGCGCCGCGCGGTGGAGGCGGAGATGGCGCTCACCAACTCGCTGGGCATCCGCGACAACCTCTACGCGGGCGCGGTCACCCAGGAGTCCATGTTCAACGTGTTCCCCTTCGAGAACACCATCAACATCATGAACCTGTCGGGCTCGGAGATTCAGGAGATGCTCGACTTCGTGACCGAGCGCTCGGCCGAGCGCGGCTGCGTGAGTCAGGCGCAGATCTCCGGCGCGCGCTTCACCATGGATTGCGCCCAGGTGCAGATCAACGACCTGCGCATCGCGTGCGAGCAGAGCCAGGGCGCCAAGGACTGCCCCCAGACGGGTCGCGAGGGCCATGCGCCCTGGCAGTGCCTGTCGGACGTGGACGGCAGCCGGTGCTATGCCCACCCCGCCATCGACATCTCCATCAACGGCAACCCGCTCAACCCCAACGGCATGTACCGCGTGGCGGTGAACGACTACATCGCCAAGGGGGGCTCGGGCTTCAACGTGCTCAAGCGCAACACCACGCGCCAGGAGACGGGCATCTCGCTGCGCGACTCGCTCATCGGCTACATGCAGGGCTTCTGCACCTGTGACGACATCAACGCGGGCCGCACCACGTCCGCCACCGGCGAGCACTGCGGCGCGCTGCGCGACGGCAAGTGGACGGTGGACGAGCAGCTGCGCAACGTGTGCCGTCAGGCCCAGGAGTTCCAGGACGCCCTGGCCAAGAAGGTGGGCGAGTGCACCTGCCTGCAACTGCTCCAGTCTCCGGCCAACGCCTCCGAGCGCTGCCAGGTGCAGGGGCTCACGCCGGAGATCATCCAGGCCACGTGCGGCGTGCCCCCGGGGCCGTACGCCGGCCGCTGCAACTGCCGCGAGGTGATCGCCGGAGCGCAGGAGTGCGGCTCGGTGACGGGCCAGCTCAAGCGCTTCTGCGAGAACCCGGTCAAGATGCCCCTGGCCAACGCCTCCGAGGACGGCCGCATCGGCCGCAAGGTGAAGTGA
- a CDS encoding NUDIX hydrolase: MRTDTGSAVTDIEIIEDFSSTARCDEGFLRLKRLRCRNRRADGSTSEVYRVDVVDRPRLDAVAVVVFRRGASGLEVLTRMNLRPAAYFRRDKPMVLPDGASYLRVEEIVAGLLEPEDRGEAGLRHRAAEEVREEAGYVVRPEDVRLLGAGFFVAPGILSEKVFPAAVDVTGLVPEPPSGDGSPLEEGGDVRWRPFGELLALCRAGQVPDAKTELCLLRLLAEQA, translated from the coding sequence ATGCGTACGGACACGGGGAGCGCGGTCACGGATATCGAGATCATCGAGGATTTCTCCTCGACGGCGCGGTGCGACGAGGGCTTCCTGCGCCTCAAGCGCTTGCGCTGCCGCAACCGGCGCGCGGACGGCTCGACGTCGGAGGTGTACCGGGTGGACGTGGTGGATCGCCCGCGCCTGGACGCGGTGGCGGTGGTGGTGTTTCGGCGCGGTGCGTCGGGCCTGGAGGTGCTCACGCGGATGAACCTGCGGCCCGCCGCGTACTTCCGGCGTGACAAGCCGATGGTGCTCCCGGACGGTGCGTCCTACCTGCGGGTGGAGGAGATCGTCGCGGGGCTGCTCGAGCCCGAGGATCGCGGCGAGGCGGGCCTGCGCCACCGCGCGGCCGAGGAGGTGCGCGAGGAGGCGGGCTACGTCGTGCGGCCCGAGGACGTCCGGCTGCTCGGCGCGGGCTTCTTCGTGGCGCCGGGCATCCTGTCGGAGAAGGTGTTTCCCGCGGCGGTGGACGTGACGGGCCTCGTGCCCGAGCCGCCCTCGGGGGATGGCTCGCCGCTGGAGGAGGGCGGGGACGTGCGGTGGCGGCCGTTCGGCGAGTTGCTCGCGCTGTGCCGCGCGGGCCAGGTGCCCGATGCGAAGACGGAGCTGTGTCTGCTGCGGCTCCTGGCCGAGCAGGCGTGA
- a CDS encoding MFS transporter encodes MHLAAPSSLPPRPEYSRAFRLRRAQNWLTLGTMYAAMYMGRYNFSFANATLSGKYGWSKTQVGAIISAATLIYGISAIFNGPFADRIGGRRAMLLGAVGAVVFNLAFGLGAYLGFLGTGTVLLGYLATVWSLNMYFQSYSALALIKVNSGWFHISERGVFSAIFGSMIQGGRALIFLIAPFLVATLPWQFVFFVPALVMTTLGVLTFLWVRDAPDEAGLPALDTADASSGYTGKVDLSYVARVVFTNPVTLTIAAAEFCTGFVRHGFEQWFPRYMQEAQKLPLDSPVFQKGAFGVVVAGIAGAFSAGFLSDLLFKARRPPVAFIGYVLQVVCMAIIWKAPSLELVIAAFVVNSFSISIVHSMLSGTSSMDFGGKKAAATAAGMFDGMQYVGGSVVGVGMGWLLENFGWGAWGPSMIGFSAVGGVLMLFLWNARPKAHGAPAAPVESLTPGGTSSPPSSRTGTGG; translated from the coding sequence ATGCACCTCGCTGCTCCTTCGTCCTTGCCCCCGCGGCCGGAGTACTCGCGGGCCTTCCGCCTGCGCCGCGCCCAGAACTGGCTCACCCTGGGCACCATGTACGCGGCCATGTACATGGGCCGCTACAACTTCTCCTTCGCCAACGCGACGCTGTCGGGGAAGTACGGGTGGAGCAAGACGCAGGTGGGCGCCATCATCAGCGCCGCCACGCTCATCTACGGCATCTCGGCCATCTTCAACGGCCCCTTCGCCGACCGCATCGGGGGGCGCCGCGCCATGCTGCTGGGCGCCGTGGGCGCGGTGGTGTTCAACCTGGCCTTCGGGTTGGGGGCGTACCTGGGCTTCCTCGGCACGGGCACGGTGCTGCTCGGCTACCTGGCCACGGTCTGGTCGCTGAACATGTACTTCCAGTCGTACTCGGCCCTGGCGCTCATCAAGGTGAACTCGGGCTGGTTCCACATCAGCGAGCGCGGCGTGTTCTCCGCCATCTTCGGCTCGATGATCCAGGGCGGCCGGGCGCTCATCTTCCTCATCGCGCCCTTCCTGGTGGCCACGCTGCCCTGGCAGTTCGTCTTCTTCGTGCCCGCGCTGGTGATGACGACCCTGGGCGTGCTCACCTTCCTGTGGGTGCGCGACGCGCCGGACGAGGCGGGCCTGCCCGCGCTGGACACGGCGGATGCCTCCAGCGGGTACACGGGCAAGGTGGACCTGTCCTACGTGGCGCGCGTGGTGTTCACCAACCCCGTGACCCTCACCATCGCGGCGGCCGAGTTCTGCACGGGCTTCGTGCGCCACGGCTTCGAGCAGTGGTTCCCGCGCTACATGCAGGAGGCGCAGAAGCTGCCGCTGGACAGCCCCGTGTTCCAGAAGGGCGCCTTTGGCGTGGTGGTCGCGGGCATCGCGGGCGCGTTCTCCGCGGGCTTCCTGTCCGACCTGCTCTTCAAGGCGCGTCGGCCGCCCGTGGCCTTCATCGGCTACGTGCTGCAGGTGGTGTGCATGGCCATCATCTGGAAGGCGCCGAGCCTGGAGCTGGTGATCGCCGCCTTCGTGGTGAACTCGTTCTCCATCAGCATCGTGCACTCCATGCTCTCGGGCACCTCGTCCATGGACTTCGGCGGCAAGAAGGCCGCGGCCACCGCCGCGGGCATGTTCGACGGCATGCAGTACGTGGGCGGCTCGGTGGTGGGCGTGGGCATGGGCTGGCTGCTGGAGAACTTCGGCTGGGGCGCCTGGGGCCCGAGCATGATCGGCTTCTCCGCGGTGGGCGGCGTGCTGATGCTCTTCCTGTGGAACGCCCGCCCCAAGGCGCACGGGGCCCCGGCGGCGCCCGTGGAGTCCCTGACCCCGGGCGGTACCTCCTCGCCGCCCTCGTCCCGCACGGGCACCGGCGGCTAG
- the pdhA gene encoding pyruvate dehydrogenase (acetyl-transferring) E1 component subunit alpha, with amino-acid sequence MASAYSKDLLLTMYRKMYLMRRFEERTQQQYGLGKIAGFCHLYIGQEAVAVGVNEAVRPDDYMLSGYRDHAQPLARGSHAGMIMAELFGRTGGYSKGKGGSMHIFDIEHHFYGGYGIVGGQIPLAAGMAFASRYRNEDRITVCYFGDAAANQGAFHETLNMAVKWKLPVLYICENNRYGMGTAIARVSAVPEIHKRGAGYNMRHEAVDGMDALKVYEAVKDAAAYIRAGNGPVLMEANTYRFRGHSVVDPATYRSKQEVEDERKNDPIPRLMHYALKEGLAKESDFEAIENEIKEQVDEAVKFADESPEPSLDELWRDTIVEEGEEDVRPRARVLGEKVDNWPSYPSGKDLKVTWDLEPREQAEKADKAAGLKS; translated from the coding sequence GTGGCCAGCGCTTACTCGAAAGACCTGCTGTTGACGATGTACCGGAAGATGTACCTCATGCGCCGCTTCGAGGAGCGCACCCAGCAGCAGTACGGCTTGGGGAAGATCGCCGGATTCTGCCACCTCTACATCGGGCAGGAGGCGGTGGCGGTCGGCGTCAACGAGGCGGTTCGCCCCGACGACTACATGCTCTCGGGCTACCGCGATCACGCCCAGCCGCTCGCGCGCGGCTCGCACGCCGGCATGATCATGGCGGAGCTCTTCGGCCGCACGGGCGGCTACAGCAAGGGCAAGGGCGGCTCGATGCACATCTTCGACATCGAGCATCACTTCTACGGCGGCTACGGCATCGTGGGCGGGCAGATTCCGCTCGCCGCGGGCATGGCGTTCGCCAGCCGCTACCGCAACGAGGACCGCATCACCGTGTGCTACTTCGGTGACGCCGCGGCCAACCAGGGCGCCTTCCACGAGACGCTCAACATGGCGGTGAAGTGGAAGCTGCCCGTGCTCTACATCTGCGAGAACAACCGCTACGGCATGGGCACGGCCATCGCGCGCGTGTCCGCGGTGCCGGAGATCCACAAGCGTGGCGCCGGCTACAACATGCGCCACGAGGCCGTGGACGGCATGGACGCGCTCAAGGTGTACGAGGCGGTGAAGGACGCGGCCGCCTACATCCGCGCCGGCAACGGCCCGGTGCTCATGGAGGCCAACACCTACCGCTTCCGCGGCCACTCGGTGGTGGACCCCGCCACCTACCGCTCCAAGCAGGAGGTGGAGGACGAGCGCAAGAACGACCCGATCCCCCGGCTCATGCACTACGCCCTCAAGGAGGGCCTGGCCAAGGAGTCGGACTTCGAGGCCATCGAGAACGAGATCAAGGAGCAGGTGGACGAGGCGGTGAAGTTCGCCGACGAGTCGCCCGAGCCGAGCCTCGACGAGCTGTGGCGCGACACCATCGTGGAGGAGGGCGAGGAGGACGTTCGCCCCCGCGCGCGCGTGCTGGGCGAGAAGGTGGACAACTGGCCCTCGTACCCCTCGGGCAAGGACCTCAAGGTGACGTGGGACCTGGAGCCGCGCGAGCAGGCGGAGAAGGCCGACAAGGCCGCCGGTCTCAAGAGCTAG
- a CDS encoding pyruvate dehydrogenase complex E1 component subunit beta gives MAELMYREALNQALAEEMERDANVFLIGEEVGRYQGAFKVSQGLLDKFGSARIIDAPISELGFTGLGVGAAMVGLRPVVEMMTWNFAILAMDQIVNNAAKLRHMSGGQLRCPIVFRGPGGAGGRLSSQHSQALESTYAHFPGLKVIAPATPADAKGLLKAAIRDDNPVVMFEGERLYAIKGEVPEGEHVIPLGKADVKREGKDVTLITWSRMYYFCEEAAKQLESEGISVEILDLRTLRPLDEEAILASVRKTNRAVIVEEGWPLAGVGAQVVDIIQSKAFDDLDAPVVRVTGLDVNMSYAANLENAIQPDAPKIIAAVKKVLYREGA, from the coding sequence ATGGCCGAGTTGATGTACCGCGAGGCGCTCAATCAAGCGCTCGCCGAGGAGATGGAGCGCGACGCCAACGTCTTCCTCATTGGTGAGGAAGTGGGTCGCTATCAGGGCGCCTTCAAGGTGTCCCAGGGGCTGTTGGACAAGTTCGGCAGCGCGCGCATCATCGACGCGCCCATCTCCGAGCTGGGCTTCACGGGCCTGGGCGTGGGCGCGGCCATGGTCGGCCTGCGTCCGGTGGTGGAGATGATGACGTGGAACTTCGCCATCCTGGCGATGGACCAGATCGTCAACAACGCGGCCAAGCTGCGGCACATGTCGGGCGGCCAGCTGCGCTGCCCCATCGTGTTCCGCGGCCCGGGCGGCGCCGGTGGCCGTCTGTCCAGCCAGCACAGCCAGGCGCTGGAGTCCACCTACGCCCACTTCCCGGGCCTCAAGGTGATCGCCCCCGCCACCCCGGCGGACGCCAAGGGCCTGCTCAAGGCCGCCATCCGCGACGACAACCCCGTCGTCATGTTCGAGGGCGAGCGCCTCTACGCCATCAAGGGCGAGGTGCCCGAGGGCGAGCACGTCATTCCGCTGGGCAAGGCGGACGTGAAGCGCGAGGGCAAGGACGTCACCCTCATCACCTGGTCGCGCATGTACTACTTCTGCGAGGAGGCCGCCAAGCAGCTGGAGTCCGAGGGCATCTCCGTGGAGATCCTCGACCTGCGCACGCTGCGGCCCCTGGACGAGGAGGCCATCCTCGCCTCGGTGCGCAAGACCAACCGCGCCGTCATCGTGGAGGAGGGCTGGCCGCTGGCGGGCGTGGGAGCCCAGGTGGTGGACATCATCCAGTCCAAGGCCTTCGATGACCTCGACGCGCCCGTGGTGCGCGTGACCGGCCTCGACGTGAACATGTCCTACGCGGCCAACTTGGAGAACGCGATCCAGCCGGACGCGCCCAAGATCATCGCCGCCGTGAAGAAGGTCCTCTACCGCGAGGGAGCCTGA
- a CDS encoding pyruvate dehydrogenase complex dihydrolipoamide acetyltransferase → MATPIQMPSLSPTMKEGKIVKWLKKEGDKVSSGEAIAECETDKSNLEIEAYDDGILLKILVAEGEMATVGAPIAMLGEKGEKAEAPKAEKKAETPKAEPKKAEAPKAEPKKDEKKPESAPAASGGGEGIAIAMPSMSPTMTEGKIVKWLKKEGDKISSGEAIAEVETDKSNLEVEAYDDGVLARIVVKEGETAKVGAPIAYLAGKGGAKPAPAAESKAPAESKSAAPKPAAAATEAPKAKEPVSTPGGRLRVSPLARRIAQEKGLDLSRIQGSGPLGRIVKRDVESARAEAPKAAAASKPTAAAAAPGTRPEPKSVPVSTMRKVISQRMAEVKPGVPHFYLSVDVEMDAALKIREEAKAVESKVSVNDIIVKASAMALRRYPKMNVALNGDAILHFESVDVGIAVAIEDGLITPIIRDADKKGLSAISAEARDLAERARKRALKPAEYTGGSLTVSNLGMYGIDSFIAVINPPQAAILAVGSVADKVVVRDGQMVIRKVMTVTLSGDHRVIDGAIGAEYLRELRALLEHPMRLLF, encoded by the coding sequence ATGGCTACGCCCATCCAGATGCCCTCCCTGTCTCCGACGATGAAGGAGGGCAAGATCGTCAAGTGGCTCAAGAAGGAGGGCGACAAGGTCTCCTCCGGCGAAGCGATCGCCGAGTGCGAGACCGACAAGTCGAACCTCGAGATCGAGGCCTACGATGACGGCATCCTGCTGAAGATCCTCGTCGCCGAGGGCGAGATGGCCACCGTGGGTGCGCCCATCGCCATGCTCGGCGAGAAGGGTGAGAAGGCCGAGGCCCCCAAGGCCGAGAAGAAGGCCGAGACGCCCAAGGCCGAGCCCAAGAAGGCCGAGGCCCCCAAGGCCGAGCCCAAGAAGGACGAGAAGAAGCCCGAGTCGGCTCCCGCCGCGTCCGGAGGGGGCGAGGGCATCGCCATCGCCATGCCGTCGATGTCGCCCACGATGACCGAGGGCAAGATCGTCAAGTGGCTCAAGAAGGAGGGGGACAAGATCTCCTCCGGCGAGGCGATCGCCGAGGTGGAGACGGACAAGTCCAACCTCGAGGTCGAGGCCTACGACGACGGTGTGCTCGCGCGCATCGTGGTGAAGGAAGGCGAGACGGCCAAGGTGGGCGCGCCCATCGCGTACCTGGCGGGCAAGGGTGGGGCGAAGCCGGCCCCGGCCGCCGAGTCCAAGGCGCCCGCCGAGTCCAAGTCCGCCGCGCCCAAGCCGGCCGCCGCCGCCACCGAGGCCCCCAAGGCCAAGGAGCCGGTGTCCACGCCCGGTGGCCGTCTGCGCGTCAGTCCGCTGGCACGCAGGATCGCCCAGGAGAAGGGGCTCGACCTGTCGCGCATCCAGGGCTCGGGTCCGCTGGGTCGCATCGTCAAGCGGGACGTCGAGTCGGCCCGCGCGGAGGCCCCCAAGGCCGCCGCCGCGTCCAAGCCGACCGCCGCCGCCGCGGCTCCGGGCACGCGTCCCGAGCCGAAGTCCGTGCCCGTCTCCACCATGCGCAAGGTCATCAGCCAGCGCATGGCCGAGGTGAAGCCCGGAGTGCCCCACTTCTACCTGTCGGTGGACGTGGAGATGGACGCCGCGCTGAAGATCCGCGAGGAGGCCAAGGCCGTCGAGTCCAAGGTCTCGGTCAACGACATCATCGTGAAGGCGTCGGCGATGGCGCTGCGCCGCTACCCGAAGATGAACGTGGCGCTCAATGGCGACGCCATCCTGCACTTCGAGTCGGTGGACGTCGGCATCGCGGTGGCGATCGAGGACGGGCTCATCACGCCCATCATCCGCGACGCGGACAAGAAGGGCCTGTCGGCCATCTCCGCCGAGGCACGGGACCTGGCCGAGCGGGCGCGCAAGCGGGCCCTCAAGCCGGCGGAGTACACGGGCGGCTCGCTGACGGTGTCCAACCTGGGCATGTACGGCATCGACTCGTTCATCGCCGTCATCAACCCGCCCCAGGCCGCGATCCTCGCGGTGGGCTCCGTGGCCGACAAGGTCGTGGTGCGCGACGGGCAGATGGTCATCCGCAAGGTGATGACGGTGACGCTCTCGGGCGACCACCGCGTCATCGACGGGGCCATCGGCGCCGAGTACCTGCGGGAGCTCCGGGCGCTGCTCGAGCACCCGATGCGGTTGCTGTTCTAG
- a CDS encoding DUF2795 domain-containing protein, translating into MSDDDMKPFSPEAQGSENDAALTQALQGAVFPLSCRQLVWLARENDAPAPLLSRLSALGQGSFGSVAAVRGALEPQGRGTAERTVDSRPSSSSPR; encoded by the coding sequence GTGAGCGACGACGATATGAAACCCTTCTCTCCAGAGGCGCAGGGGTCGGAGAACGACGCGGCGCTGACCCAGGCCCTGCAGGGGGCCGTGTTCCCTCTGTCCTGTCGTCAACTCGTCTGGCTGGCCCGGGAGAACGACGCGCCGGCGCCCCTGTTGTCGCGGTTGAGCGCGTTGGGCCAGGGCTCGTTCGGCTCGGTGGCCGCGGTGCGCGGAGCCCTGGAACCCCAGGGACGCGGGACGGCGGAGCGCACCGTGGATTCACGGCCTTCCTCCTCTTCCCCTCGCTGA
- a CDS encoding sensor histidine kinase, whose protein sequence is MNPSDLPAVLYVDDDALNLRVFEANFGQKFRIFRCSTPAEALTLLEQKRSEIGVILSDQRMPGMTGVELLERARTLAPDAKRMLVTAYSDMQAVIDAVNRGQVSRYFVKPWDRAEVLAALEDGLRIARLELRIREVEGRMMKAERLATLGQVTTGIAHELMGPVGYLSQNVASLRRDLECVVQYASKHLATDPSPEVASVLEDLPSLLTDLASGADHLRGVALGLRAQARGEDMENSADVAEVVSFAVKLARAEVRDRARITTMGEPVKVAFGPVKLCQVLLNLIVNAAQAMEGTGRPGRIEVRWSSREQDVLLTVTDNGCGIATELQEKVFQPLFTTKPVGIGTGLGLSICKELVVQSGGVMRLSSTQGTGTEVELTLRRAPPP, encoded by the coding sequence ATGAATCCGTCTGACCTCCCCGCCGTCCTCTATGTCGACGACGACGCGCTCAACTTGAGGGTGTTCGAGGCGAACTTCGGCCAGAAGTTCCGCATCTTCCGCTGCTCGACCCCCGCCGAAGCCCTGACGCTGCTGGAGCAGAAGCGCAGTGAGATTGGCGTCATCCTGTCGGACCAGCGCATGCCGGGCATGACGGGTGTGGAGCTGCTGGAGCGCGCGCGCACGCTGGCGCCGGACGCCAAGCGCATGCTCGTCACGGCCTACTCCGACATGCAGGCGGTGATCGACGCGGTGAACCGGGGTCAGGTCAGCCGCTACTTCGTCAAGCCGTGGGACCGGGCCGAGGTGCTCGCCGCGCTCGAGGACGGGCTGCGCATCGCGCGGCTGGAGCTGCGCATCCGCGAGGTGGAAGGGCGGATGATGAAGGCCGAGCGTCTGGCCACGCTGGGCCAGGTGACGACCGGCATCGCGCACGAGCTGATGGGCCCGGTGGGCTACCTGTCCCAGAACGTGGCCTCGCTGCGCCGGGATCTCGAGTGCGTGGTGCAGTACGCCTCCAAGCACCTGGCGACGGACCCCTCGCCCGAGGTAGCGAGCGTGCTGGAGGACCTGCCCTCGCTGCTGACGGACCTGGCGTCGGGCGCGGACCACCTGCGGGGCGTGGCGCTGGGCCTGCGCGCCCAGGCGCGGGGCGAGGACATGGAGAACTCGGCGGACGTGGCCGAGGTGGTGTCGTTCGCGGTGAAGCTGGCGCGCGCCGAGGTGCGCGACCGCGCCCGCATCACCACCATGGGCGAGCCGGTGAAGGTGGCCTTCGGTCCGGTGAAGTTGTGCCAGGTGCTGCTCAACCTCATCGTCAACGCGGCGCAGGCCATGGAAGGCACGGGCCGGCCGGGGCGCATCGAGGTGCGCTGGTCGTCGCGTGAGCAGGACGTGTTGCTCACGGTGACGGACAACGGCTGCGGCATCGCGACGGAGCTCCAGGAGAAGGTCTTCCAGCCGCTCTTCACCACCAAGCCGGTGGGCATTGGCACGGGCCTGGGCCTGTCCATCTGCAAGGAGCTGGTGGTGCAGTCCGGGGGCGTCATGCGCCTGTCGTCGACGCAGGGCACGGGGACCGAGGTGGAGCTCACTCTCCGGCGAGCCCCGCCCCCCTGA
- a CDS encoding response regulator, whose protein sequence is MDLPFETDEGSTSEGRGGTLASTVLVVDDEPVVRDVCARLLAREADLVVSLAEDAEQAMEMLRGQRFDVLITDKNLPGMGGVELIAEARALQPSLEAVMITGYSSSESVIAAFAAGASDYILKPFEDLRLVRAKVRAALERRAGRIQGREQARRVAREAAELLQAGGQASPTARQQMEAQLRAYELASRVAPGGQVAVVGSNSALRTLLDEGLEAVPLPPDSPALLGAAVVVLETGSPGWWEIAERLQSASSDLVLLAGPNADLADLLDAITLRLELVGFGSSSPRALPERVRTLLMRRNLQRAQTNLASALTAFRESLGNSGR, encoded by the coding sequence ATGGACCTCCCCTTCGAGACGGACGAGGGCAGCACGAGTGAGGGGCGTGGCGGAACCCTCGCCTCGACCGTGCTGGTCGTGGATGACGAGCCCGTGGTGCGGGACGTGTGCGCGCGCCTGTTGGCGCGTGAGGCGGACTTGGTGGTGAGCCTGGCCGAGGACGCCGAGCAGGCGATGGAGATGCTGCGCGGGCAGCGCTTCGACGTGCTCATCACCGACAAGAACCTGCCGGGCATGGGTGGCGTGGAGCTGATCGCCGAGGCGCGTGCGCTCCAGCCCTCGCTGGAGGCGGTGATGATCACCGGCTACTCCAGCTCGGAGTCGGTGATCGCCGCCTTCGCCGCGGGCGCGAGCGATTACATCCTCAAGCCCTTCGAGGACTTGCGGCTGGTGCGGGCCAAGGTGCGCGCCGCGCTGGAGCGCCGCGCGGGCCGCATCCAGGGCCGTGAGCAGGCGCGCCGCGTGGCGCGTGAGGCGGCGGAGCTGCTGCAAGCCGGCGGACAGGCCTCGCCCACGGCCCGCCAGCAAATGGAGGCCCAGCTCCGGGCCTACGAGCTCGCCAGCCGCGTGGCCCCAGGAGGGCAGGTGGCGGTGGTGGGCAGCAACTCGGCCTTGCGCACCCTGCTGGACGAGGGGCTGGAGGCCGTGCCGCTGCCGCCCGACTCCCCCGCGCTGTTGGGCGCGGCCGTGGTGGTGCTGGAGACGGGCTCCCCGGGCTGGTGGGAGATCGCCGAGCGCCTGCAGTCGGCGTCGTCGGACTTAGTGTTGCTGGCGGGCCCGAACGCGGACCTGGCGGACCTGTTGGACGCCATCACGCTGCGCCTGGAGCTGGTGGGCTTTGGCTCCTCGTCGCCGCGGGCGCTGCCGGAGCGGGTGCGCACGCTGTTGATGCGCCGCAACCTCCAGCGGGCCCAGACCAACCTCGCCTCGGCGCTGACGGCCTTCCGCGAGAGCCTCGGCAACAGCGGCCGCTGA